In Chitinophagales bacterium, one DNA window encodes the following:
- a CDS encoding PorP/SprF family type IX secretion system membrane protein, giving the protein MKKITLLLSLLLPVMISMAQDIHYSQFYASPLTLNPALTGVNSCNYRVGIMYRNQWSSVSADPYTTPSISFDINNVLQRIVKTGTLSLGALVLNDKAGAGDLSNMTIAGSVAYQRPLNASRKLNLSIGVQPGYVQKKINSSQLTFENQFDGQQFDPTLSSGENFDNKMGYFDLNAGLYVTYEFSGKSSLFLGGSFFHLVPPKETFLNSDNKLGMRLVGHGGVRIGVTDKFDIIPQVLYMSQSKAQEINLGLSLEYNINPDVAFFIGGYDRLGDAVIAVAGLEYKRVRFGFSYDVNTSSLNAVSNNNGGFELSLSYTGCLGGFVLDKPIMFCPRY; this is encoded by the coding sequence ATGAAAAAAATTACACTACTGCTGTCACTGCTGCTTCCTGTGATGATTTCTATGGCGCAGGATATTCACTACTCGCAATTCTATGCTTCTCCGTTAACACTGAATCCTGCCCTCACTGGGGTGAATTCCTGTAACTACAGGGTTGGAATCATGTACCGGAATCAGTGGAGCAGTGTAAGTGCTGATCCGTATACCACTCCATCGATTTCGTTTGATATCAACAACGTGCTGCAACGTATCGTGAAGACAGGGACACTATCACTGGGTGCACTTGTTTTAAATGATAAAGCAGGTGCGGGTGATTTGTCAAACATGACTATTGCCGGTTCTGTGGCCTATCAACGTCCCTTAAATGCCAGCAGGAAACTCAACCTGTCAATCGGTGTACAACCTGGCTATGTTCAGAAGAAAATCAATTCCAGCCAGCTTACTTTTGAAAATCAGTTTGATGGCCAGCAATTTGATCCGACGTTGTCGAGCGGTGAAAATTTTGATAATAAGATGGGTTATTTTGACCTGAATGCGGGGTTGTATGTTACATACGAATTCAGTGGAAAATCATCCCTTTTTCTGGGTGGTTCATTTTTTCACCTCGTTCCTCCCAAGGAAACCTTTCTCAATTCAGATAACAAACTGGGAATGCGGCTCGTGGGGCATGGCGGTGTGCGCATCGGGGTAACAGATAAGTTTGATATCATTCCACAGGTTTTGTACATGTCGCAGTCTAAAGCGCAGGAAATAAATCTTGGTCTTTCACTGGAATACAATATCAATCCTGATGTTGCATTTTTTATTGGTGGTTATGACAGGTTAGGGGATGCAGTCATCGCGGTAGCAGGGCTGGAATACAAACGCGTGCGTTTTGGGTTCAGCTACGATGTGAACACTTCATCACTAAACGCCGTAAGTAACAACAACGGCGGATTTGAACTCTCCTTGAGTTATACCGGATGTCTCGGAGGATTTGTGCTGGATAAACCAATCATGTTCTGCCCGAGGTATTAG
- a CDS encoding OmpA family protein encodes MKYFRITLLLAFLLNTGVALSQDSQEIPIQKLSFKKSLKMGDYLYSIGSFFNAAQYYQAVNEKQAGNAYVLSQIADCEYKLRDFKEAEKWYKELVDANDPLYPLAPYYYGLSLKANGKYAEAKTVFNTFEKSYKGVNSQNYKKFAKNQAKGCDLAMQKMQTPDTVKITHIGANVNANYTEFGPIPLGDTALLFASLKSDTIILVDEIKKNNAYAAFYEAKKTGENFQKSAIYTAAPFNSDNAHTGNGCFSPDRKRFYFTRCDMLADSMKMICAIYLSELKNGKWTDPQKMDDKINFPGSTNTQPNMGTSKLGDVLYWVSDRPNGEGGQDIWFSTIDKNGKYSNPQSVGRKVNTAQNEATPFYDSKTGTLYFSSEGQVGMGGYDIFKSRGNQKKWETAVNIGYPVNSSVDDMYFVMDDNGYTGYIVSNRPGTMSVKSETCCDDIWRVEYPKKVFYAVRGNVYDQDTRQLIPGAKVYFLDKSDKQIGEAISKKDTLYFWNTKPQNVYSLKASKDGYFTGSASFSVTTKNENDTARVDVYMKKIPNEPIRVKNIFYDFDKATLRPESFPPLDTIANLLNQNPAIIVEIGANTDSKGDDAYNLRLSQARAQSVVDYLVQKGIPVERLQAKGYGETNQIAPNTLPNGKDNPDGRQLNRRTEFKIIGTIPGKELIYEQGDPGFDPDAIKEEDNQPEESEEQK; translated from the coding sequence ATGAAATATTTTAGAATCACCCTGTTACTTGCTTTTCTGCTCAATACGGGAGTCGCTTTGTCGCAGGATTCGCAGGAAATACCCATTCAGAAGCTGAGTTTTAAGAAGAGCCTGAAGATGGGAGATTACCTGTACAGTATTGGAAGTTTTTTCAATGCAGCACAATATTATCAGGCAGTGAATGAGAAGCAGGCCGGTAATGCCTATGTGCTGTCGCAGATTGCAGATTGTGAATATAAGTTACGTGACTTTAAAGAAGCGGAAAAGTGGTATAAGGAATTGGTAGATGCCAATGATCCGTTATATCCGCTGGCGCCATACTATTACGGACTTTCTTTAAAAGCCAATGGAAAATATGCAGAAGCAAAAACAGTGTTTAACACTTTTGAGAAATCATATAAAGGAGTGAATTCGCAGAATTATAAAAAATTCGCGAAGAACCAGGCTAAAGGCTGCGACCTTGCCATGCAGAAAATGCAAACACCCGACACCGTGAAGATCACGCACATCGGTGCAAATGTAAATGCAAACTATACCGAATTCGGACCTATTCCGCTGGGCGATACAGCGTTATTGTTTGCTTCGCTGAAGTCTGACACCATTATTTTAGTGGATGAGATTAAAAAGAACAATGCATATGCAGCTTTTTATGAAGCAAAAAAAACCGGTGAAAATTTTCAGAAGTCCGCCATCTATACAGCCGCACCTTTCAACTCAGATAATGCACATACCGGTAACGGTTGTTTCTCACCCGACCGTAAACGATTCTATTTCACGCGTTGTGATATGCTTGCTGATTCCATGAAAATGATTTGCGCGATTTACCTGAGTGAATTAAAAAATGGTAAATGGACGGATCCGCAAAAGATGGATGATAAGATCAATTTTCCGGGTTCAACCAATACACAGCCTAACATGGGAACCTCAAAACTCGGCGATGTGCTGTATTGGGTTTCCGACCGGCCAAACGGTGAAGGCGGACAGGACATCTGGTTTTCAACGATTGATAAAAACGGAAAATACAGTAACCCGCAGAGCGTAGGCCGCAAGGTGAACACTGCACAGAATGAAGCCACTCCATTTTATGATTCAAAAACCGGCACCTTGTATTTCAGTTCAGAAGGGCAGGTTGGCATGGGTGGTTATGATATCTTCAAATCACGCGGCAATCAGAAGAAATGGGAAACCGCAGTAAACATAGGTTACCCGGTTAATTCCAGTGTTGATGATATGTATTTTGTAATGGATGATAATGGTTACACCGGATATATAGTTTCCAACCGTCCCGGTACCATGTCAGTTAAAAGTGAAACCTGTTGCGATGATATCTGGAGAGTGGAATATCCGAAGAAAGTTTTTTATGCTGTGCGCGGTAATGTTTATGACCAGGATACAAGGCAGCTGATACCGGGTGCCAAAGTTTACTTCCTTGACAAATCAGATAAGCAGATTGGCGAGGCCATTTCTAAAAAGGATACGTTGTATTTCTGGAATACCAAGCCACAGAATGTCTATTCACTGAAGGCCAGCAAGGATGGTTATTTTACCGGATCAGCGAGTTTTTCAGTGACCACGAAAAATGAGAATGATACTGCAAGGGTGGATGTGTATATGAAGAAGATTCCGAATGAGCCGATCCGTGTGAAGAATATATTTTATGATTTCGATAAAGCTACCTTGCGACCGGAGTCTTTCCCGCCGCTGGATACAATTGCCAACCTGCTCAATCAGAACCCTGCTATAATAGTGGAAATTGGTGCCAACACCGACAGCAAAGGTGATGATGCATATAACCTGCGATTATCACAGGCACGCGCACAATCTGTAGTGGATTACCTGGTGCAGAAAGGTATTCCGGTAGAACGCTTGCAGGCTAAAGGATATGGTGAAACAAACCAGATTGCGCCCAATACGCTGCCCAATGGTAAAGATAATCCTGATGGCCGCCAGTTAAACCGGCGTACTGAGTTTAAGATTATAGGCACTATTCCCGGTAAGGAATTAATTTATGAGCAGGGTGATCCGGGTTTTGACCCAGATGCCATTAAAGAAGAGGATAACCAACCGGAGGAATCCGAAGAACAGAAATAA
- a CDS encoding glycosyltransferase family 2 protein — translation MKISGFTFIRNGIKLRYPFLESIQSVLPVCDEFIVAVGNSEDATRVAIQNLNNPKIRIIDTIWDDQLRTGGKILAQQTDTALAAITGDWGFYLQGDEVVHENDLPLIVAAAEKYLHDTTTDGFLFPYYHFYANYHYISKPKTRGTYPYEVRLIRNNPMIRSFRDAQGFRKIPIDSNSRQQVTPQKLNVRKIDAHIYHYGKVRGPKEELERSKDFHRLWHDDAWISAYAANLESFQYYPDYPLIRFTGEHPAVMKKRIQQTDWDYRYDPAAVRIPLRHRVMNLIETVTGLRPFDFRNYKLIK, via the coding sequence ATGAAAATCAGCGGCTTCACCTTTATCAGGAACGGTATCAAACTTCGTTACCCTTTCCTGGAATCCATTCAGTCAGTGTTGCCTGTTTGTGATGAATTCATCGTTGCAGTCGGCAACAGTGAAGATGCAACCAGGGTTGCCATCCAGAATCTGAATAATCCGAAGATCAGGATCATTGATACTATCTGGGATGATCAATTACGCACTGGCGGTAAAATACTGGCACAGCAGACCGATACGGCACTTGCTGCCATCACCGGCGACTGGGGCTTCTACCTGCAGGGTGATGAAGTGGTGCATGAAAATGATTTGCCGCTGATTGTTGCCGCCGCTGAAAAATATTTGCATGATACCACTACTGATGGTTTTTTATTCCCTTACTACCATTTCTATGCCAATTATCATTATATATCCAAACCTAAAACAAGAGGCACCTATCCTTACGAAGTGAGGCTGATCAGGAACAACCCAATGATCAGGTCATTCCGCGATGCGCAGGGATTCAGGAAAATTCCGATCGATTCCAATTCCCGGCAACAGGTAACGCCACAAAAATTAAACGTACGGAAAATTGATGCGCACATCTACCATTATGGAAAGGTGCGCGGGCCAAAAGAAGAACTGGAGCGATCGAAAGATTTTCACAGGCTCTGGCATGATGATGCATGGATTAGTGCCTATGCAGCGAACCTGGAATCCTTCCAGTATTATCCTGATTATCCTTTAATCAGATTTACGGGAGAGCATCCGGCAGTGATGAAAAAAAGGATACAGCAAACAGATTGGGATTACCGCTATGATCCTGCTGCTGTGCGTATTCCATTGCGTCACCGGGTCATGAATCTGATTGAAACGGTGACCGGACTTCGTCCGTTTGATTTCAGAAATTATAAACTGATAAAATAA
- a CDS encoding 2-C-methyl-D-erythritol 4-phosphate cytidylyltransferase — translation MRKKYVIIAAAGYGSRMQSAIPKQFLILAGKPVIVHTILTIAGIWTDAEFIVVLPDDELDRWEKIRKKFLKKITIHAVSGGATRFHSVKNGLKQVKADSIIAVHDACRPFINEGLLRRCLETALEKGNAIPVVEIRDSIREVIKDGSRHRNRARFRAVQTPQCFDSQLLKHAYRQTFSETFTDDASVVENGGVKINLVEGDPGNFKITTPCDLALATYLLRQSE, via the coding sequence TTGCGTAAGAAGTATGTAATCATCGCAGCGGCCGGCTACGGATCGCGTATGCAATCAGCCATTCCAAAGCAGTTTCTGATACTGGCAGGCAAGCCTGTTATTGTACATACCATTCTTACCATAGCAGGTATCTGGACTGATGCTGAATTCATTGTTGTGCTGCCTGATGATGAACTGGATCGTTGGGAAAAAATCAGAAAGAAGTTTCTTAAAAAAATAACGATTCATGCTGTTTCCGGAGGCGCAACCAGGTTTCATTCTGTTAAGAACGGACTGAAACAGGTAAAAGCTGACAGTATAATTGCAGTGCATGATGCCTGCCGGCCATTTATCAATGAAGGATTATTGCGGCGGTGCCTTGAAACTGCTTTGGAAAAAGGCAATGCCATTCCTGTTGTTGAAATCAGGGATTCCATACGTGAAGTTATTAAGGATGGTTCTCGGCACAGGAACAGGGCACGTTTCAGAGCAGTGCAAACGCCACAGTGTTTTGATTCGCAGCTGCTGAAGCATGCCTACCGGCAGACCTTCTCCGAAACTTTTACTGACGATGCTTCAGTAGTGGAAAACGGCGGTGTAAAAATAAACCTGGTAGAAGGCGATCCCGGAAATTTCAAAATTACCACGCCTTGCGACCTGGCATTAGCCACTTATTTGCTCAGGCAATCAGAGTAA
- a CDS encoding DUF423 domain-containing protein encodes MYKRFTAAGALSGAIAVALGAFAAHGLKDVLSENALRIFHTGVEYQFYHSLALLVTGLICSKNPSAPARAAGNLFLLGIVLFSGSLYCLSMTSSLQFIGFVTPLGGLCFIAGWLMLGYATWRTK; translated from the coding sequence ATGTATAAACGATTTACCGCAGCCGGTGCTTTATCAGGAGCCATAGCAGTAGCACTTGGCGCATTTGCCGCCCATGGATTGAAAGATGTGCTGAGTGAAAATGCGCTGCGCATATTTCATACCGGAGTTGAATACCAGTTTTATCATTCACTGGCCTTGCTTGTTACAGGCCTGATCTGTTCAAAAAATCCGTCAGCGCCGGCCAGGGCTGCCGGCAACTTGTTCTTATTGGGCATCGTGCTATTCTCCGGTTCGCTCTATTGTCTTTCAATGACGTCCTCACTGCAGTTTATCGGATTTGTTACTCCGCTTGGAGGATTGTGCTTTATTGCAGGCTGGCTGATGCTCGGTTATGCCACATGGAGAACTAAATAA
- a CDS encoding DUF2795 domain-containing protein, with amino-acid sequence MYWTLELASYLEDAPWPAAKDELIDYAIRSGAPIEVIENLQELEDEGELFEGIDDIWPDYPTHDDFFFNEDEY; translated from the coding sequence ATGTACTGGACGCTTGAATTGGCATCATACCTGGAAGACGCGCCGTGGCCCGCAGCAAAAGATGAGTTGATTGATTACGCGATTCGTTCGGGCGCTCCGATTGAAGTAATCGAAAACCTGCAGGAGCTGGAGGATGAAGGTGAACTCTTTGAAGGTATTGACGATATCTGGCCAGATTATCCTACGCACGATGATTTCTTCTTTAATGAAGATGAATATTAA
- a CDS encoding cob(I)yrinic acid a,c-diamide adenosyltransferase, whose protein sequence is MKIYTKKGDTGTTQLIGGTRVPKHHIRIEAYGTVDELNSWIGCVRDQLQDVSSRDVLKEIQDRLFTIGSQLATDPATSRMQLPGLLDSDVELLEKEMDKMNESLPEMKSFVLPGGHIANSTCHVARSVCRRTERLVTHLDESSVVEPLIIKYLNRLSDYLFVLARKISMMEHVEEVPWKPRL, encoded by the coding sequence ATGAAAATATATACTAAGAAAGGTGACACCGGTACCACACAATTAATCGGTGGCACAAGGGTACCCAAACATCATATTCGCATAGAAGCTTACGGAACCGTGGATGAGCTGAACTCATGGATTGGATGTGTGCGCGATCAGTTGCAGGATGTGAGCAGCAGGGATGTGCTGAAAGAAATCCAGGACCGGTTATTCACCATAGGATCGCAGCTGGCCACTGACCCTGCAACATCGCGAATGCAGTTGCCCGGCTTACTCGATAGTGATGTGGAGCTATTGGAGAAGGAAATGGATAAGATGAATGAATCTCTTCCTGAGATGAAATCATTTGTGCTGCCCGGAGGACATATTGCGAACTCAACCTGTCATGTTGCCCGATCAGTTTGCCGCCGGACAGAGCGGCTGGTTACACACCTCGATGAATCGAGTGTGGTTGAACCACTCATAATTAAGTACCTTAACAGGTTATCTGACTACCTGTTTGTGCTCGCGCGAAAAATTTCTATGATGGAGCACGTTGAAGAAGTGCCCTGGAAGCCACGCCTGTAA
- the queA gene encoding tRNA preQ1(34) S-adenosylmethionine ribosyltransferase-isomerase QueA gives MKLSQFRFDLPQSLIAQTPSKNRDESRLMIVERKTGKIKHKSFKEILTIFGEKDCLVLNNTKVFPARLYGRKEKTGAKIEVFLLRELNHQMRLWDVLVDPARKIRVGNKLYFGTDGMLVAEVVDNTTSRGRTIRFLFDGTDDELKETLYSLGETPIPKYIKRKPDALDKERYQTVFAKHEGAVAAPTAGLHFSRELLKRLEIKGVDIAEVTLHTGLGTFRQIEVEDLSKHKMDAEYFKIDDNTCKIVNRAIDNRAKVCSIGTTTMRAIESAVSAHKYIKPVEGWTNLFIHPPYEFSIANCMISNFHMPKTSLLIMVCAFGGYDLIMEAYKVALKEKYRFSTYGDAMLII, from the coding sequence ATGAAACTATCTCAATTCCGATTTGACCTACCACAGTCACTAATAGCACAAACACCTTCGAAGAACCGCGACGAATCGCGCCTGATGATTGTTGAACGCAAGACAGGGAAAATAAAGCACAAGTCCTTTAAAGAAATCCTCACCATCTTCGGGGAAAAGGATTGCCTAGTATTAAACAACACAAAGGTTTTTCCGGCCCGTCTGTATGGACGAAAAGAAAAGACCGGCGCCAAGATTGAAGTCTTCCTGCTCAGGGAACTGAATCATCAGATGCGCTTATGGGATGTTTTGGTGGATCCTGCCCGTAAGATCCGGGTGGGCAACAAACTGTATTTCGGAACAGATGGAATGCTGGTAGCCGAAGTGGTGGACAATACCACATCGCGCGGCCGAACCATCCGTTTCCTCTTTGACGGTACAGATGATGAGCTGAAGGAGACCTTGTACTCACTGGGCGAAACGCCAATTCCAAAGTATATTAAGCGTAAACCTGATGCTTTGGACAAGGAACGCTATCAAACCGTTTTTGCCAAACATGAAGGCGCCGTGGCTGCACCAACTGCAGGTCTTCATTTCAGCCGCGAACTGTTGAAGCGGCTTGAAATCAAAGGTGTTGATATAGCTGAAGTAACATTACATACCGGACTGGGTACTTTCCGACAGATAGAAGTAGAGGACCTCAGCAAACACAAGATGGATGCTGAATATTTCAAGATTGATGACAACACGTGTAAAATTGTGAATCGTGCCATCGACAACCGGGCAAAAGTATGCTCCATTGGTACAACTACAATGCGCGCCATCGAATCTGCAGTTTCAGCACATAAGTATATTAAACCGGTGGAAGGATGGACCAACCTTTTTATTCATCCCCCCTACGAATTCAGTATCGCCAACTGCATGATTTCCAACTTTCATATGCCCAAGACAAGCCTGCTGATCATGGTTTGCGCTTTTGGCGGATATGATCTCATTATGGAAGCATACAAAGTTGCCCTGAAAGAAAAGTACCGCTTTTCAACCTATGGCGATGCGATGCTGATCATCTGA
- a CDS encoding choice-of-anchor L domain-containing protein, with protein MRLRNLLRGRHCIQLSFTLILFLLAVTPELSRAQLVITTPVTAQQIVDNMLGCSSAASNIVFTSCGTSAGFFNAVNTNLGIDSGILITSGNANLAVGPNNTGSQTSDNGCPGYPPLTTLSGQATYNAAVLDFDVTVNTDTLRFKYVFASEEYAEWVGTIFNDVFALWISGPGITGMVNMAKVPGTNFPVTISNVNCQGNSPYYVCNDPANFICNASYGCPTNAASTTIQYDGFTTPLEAKSPVIPGATYHLTLAIADAGDPIYDSGVFIQANFLQPYDVNFVSDSVNNFVNPFDSALTLVEGCQPGVVNINLDNFTNDTIYFPLVIGGTATNGTDYTTIADTIAFYPGDTSQSIFIGANVDGLTEGTETIIIYTIEPCSGLITDSFIVSIIDDFPFIVSNDTTICEHDSLQLNVTYSSFYSYEWQPAGMVSCPTCYNTVGFPDFSTAYVVAVTLGNCTNYDTVSVQVTQVDPYAGTDQNLCFGDTTSLLASGGTAYSWSPATGLSDPNVANPDAFPDVTTNYIVTAIGTNPLCHDNDTVLINVVPNLVASAGVDTSVCPGKPIQLWAEGGDFYNWSPATYLDFDETASPLCSPMVTTTYTVVVSNVYQCKDTVNVTVKVYPDPQVIVSEPVTIFAGESAQLFAHAGADASYSWQPQIKISDGTIYNPLVSPDTSTTYYVVITSADGCLFTGITRVNVTNETLVEMPNAFTPNGDGINDELKIIWRGPVTLTSYKIVDRWGKVVFTTSDINEGWLGNSKGGNDAEVGAYIYVIEGKDSNGQAFEKHGNILLLR; from the coding sequence ATGCGTTTAAGAAATTTGCTCCGCGGCAGGCATTGTATACAGTTGTCTTTTACGTTAATTCTTTTTCTTTTAGCTGTTACTCCTGAACTTTCAAGGGCTCAACTGGTAATCACCACACCGGTAACTGCACAGCAGATTGTAGATAACATGCTTGGTTGCAGCAGCGCAGCGTCCAATATTGTTTTCACCAGTTGTGGCACTTCAGCGGGTTTTTTTAACGCAGTCAATACCAATCTTGGAATCGACAGCGGCATCCTGATAACTTCCGGCAATGCAAATCTGGCCGTTGGACCCAATAACACGGGATCACAGACATCGGATAATGGTTGCCCGGGCTATCCTCCGCTTACAACGCTGTCAGGTCAGGCTACCTATAATGCAGCGGTGCTGGATTTTGATGTAACGGTGAACACCGACACCCTCCGCTTTAAATATGTTTTTGCTTCTGAAGAGTATGCAGAATGGGTGGGTACGATTTTCAACGATGTTTTTGCATTATGGATCAGCGGGCCCGGCATAACGGGCATGGTGAATATGGCGAAAGTGCCCGGCACTAATTTTCCTGTTACTATCAGCAATGTGAATTGCCAGGGAAACTCGCCTTATTATGTATGTAACGACCCTGCAAATTTTATCTGTAATGCCAGCTATGGTTGCCCGACGAATGCCGCTTCCACTACTATTCAGTATGACGGTTTCACAACTCCGCTGGAAGCAAAGAGCCCTGTAATTCCCGGTGCGACGTATCACCTTACGCTTGCAATTGCTGATGCAGGTGATCCGATTTATGATTCCGGCGTTTTTATTCAGGCCAATTTTCTCCAACCATACGACGTGAATTTTGTTTCCGACAGTGTCAATAATTTCGTCAATCCGTTCGATTCTGCACTGACACTGGTAGAAGGATGTCAACCCGGTGTTGTTAACATTAACCTGGATAATTTTACGAATGACACCATCTATTTCCCTTTGGTGATAGGCGGCACGGCTACCAATGGCACTGACTACACAACCATTGCCGATACCATTGCATTTTATCCGGGCGACACTTCACAGTCTATTTTTATTGGTGCCAATGTAGATGGACTGACGGAAGGAACGGAAACCATCATCATCTATACTATTGAACCCTGCAGCGGACTTATCACAGATAGCTTTATTGTTAGTATAATTGACGATTTTCCATTTATCGTTTCCAATGATACCACTATCTGTGAACATGATTCATTACAGCTGAATGTCACTTACAGTTCGTTTTATTCCTATGAATGGCAACCTGCGGGTATGGTGAGTTGTCCCACCTGTTACAATACGGTTGGCTTCCCCGATTTCTCCACAGCTTATGTGGTTGCGGTTACGCTTGGTAATTGCACCAACTACGATACGGTTTCAGTACAGGTAACACAGGTCGATCCATATGCCGGAACAGACCAGAATCTGTGCTTCGGCGATACTACTTCATTGCTGGCAAGCGGCGGCACTGCTTATTCATGGAGCCCTGCAACCGGCCTGAGCGACCCTAATGTGGCTAACCCTGATGCTTTTCCCGATGTAACAACGAATTATATTGTTACGGCTATCGGCACCAATCCGTTATGCCATGATAATGATACGGTACTCATTAATGTGGTTCCTAATCTTGTGGCATCAGCTGGCGTTGATACTTCCGTATGCCCGGGAAAACCTATTCAATTATGGGCCGAAGGAGGTGATTTTTATAATTGGAGCCCGGCGACCTATCTTGACTTTGATGAAACGGCAAGCCCGCTGTGCAGTCCGATGGTTACAACTACCTACACCGTTGTGGTAAGTAATGTTTATCAATGTAAGGATACTGTAAATGTAACAGTGAAAGTGTATCCGGACCCACAGGTAATTGTGAGTGAACCGGTAACCATTTTTGCCGGTGAAAGCGCACAGCTCTTTGCACATGCCGGTGCCGACGCTTCCTATTCCTGGCAACCGCAGATTAAAATTTCTGATGGCACCATTTACAATCCTTTGGTTTCGCCGGATACCTCTACAACATACTACGTTGTAATTACCAGCGCAGACGGATGCCTCTTTACCGGCATTACACGGGTGAATGTGACCAATGAAACACTGGTGGAAATGCCTAACGCATTCACTCCTAATGGAGATGGAATAAATGATGAACTGAAGATAATCTGGCGGGGCCCTGTTACACTCACCAGCTATAAGATTGTGGACAGATGGGGAAAAGTTGTTTTTACCACTTCAGACATCAATGAAGGCTGGCTGGGCAACAGCAAAGGCGGCAATGATGCGGAGGTAGGGGCATACATTTATGTGATAGAGGGTAAGGATAGCAATGGTCAAGCATTTGAGAAGCATGGCAACATCCTGTTGCTGCGCTAA